In the Kitasatospora terrestris genome, one interval contains:
- a CDS encoding expansin EXLX1 family cellulose-binding protein, which produces MSTTKHGAAHRRGHNRGKTVGIPVALSAAAALVCLVFAVLPGGGAATGGPAGATVGAPAAGSTAGSGSSAPAAGAPSDPAQPSASAPASPSSSASPSASVPARASASAAAKPAAPAAAPAGGRIRPGVGYQGVATAYEAADGNGACLFGPSGDMMIAAMNHTDYETSRACGAYVRIKASNGASITVRIVNECPLPCAPGQIDLSQQAFAELADLKVGRLPITWSLLSPADAPQTLSVRYQTGSSQYWCAIQVIGHRNPVAALEVQTGTGWRQLPRTGYNYFTAADGKGCGARIRITDLYGEQLTVDGIAVRANVVQATPVQFSRH; this is translated from the coding sequence ATGAGCACAACGAAGCACGGCGCTGCGCACAGGCGCGGGCACAACCGCGGCAAGACCGTCGGCATCCCAGTGGCGCTGAGCGCCGCGGCAGCGCTGGTCTGCCTGGTGTTCGCAGTGCTCCCCGGCGGCGGAGCCGCCACGGGCGGGCCGGCCGGCGCCACCGTGGGCGCCCCGGCGGCGGGCTCCACGGCGGGGTCGGGTTCCTCCGCTCCGGCGGCCGGAGCGCCGTCCGACCCGGCGCAGCCGTCGGCCTCCGCTCCGGCCTCCCCGTCCTCCTCCGCCTCCCCGTCCGCTTCCGTCCCGGCCCGGGCCTCCGCCTCGGCCGCGGCGAAGCCGGCGGCTCCCGCGGCGGCTCCCGCGGGAGGACGGATCCGCCCCGGGGTCGGCTACCAGGGCGTGGCGACCGCCTACGAGGCCGCCGACGGCAACGGCGCCTGCCTGTTCGGCCCGTCCGGCGACATGATGATCGCGGCGATGAACCACACCGACTACGAGACGTCCCGGGCGTGCGGGGCGTACGTGCGGATCAAGGCGTCCAACGGCGCCTCGATCACGGTGCGGATCGTCAACGAGTGCCCGCTGCCCTGCGCCCCGGGGCAGATCGACCTCAGCCAGCAGGCGTTCGCCGAGCTCGCCGATCTCAAGGTCGGCCGGCTCCCGATCACCTGGAGCCTGCTGAGCCCCGCCGACGCGCCGCAGACGCTCTCCGTCCGGTACCAGACCGGGTCCAGCCAGTACTGGTGCGCCATCCAGGTGATCGGCCACCGGAACCCGGTCGCCGCCCTGGAGGTGCAGACCGGGACGGGCTGGCGGCAGCTCCCGCGCACCGGCTACAACTACTTCACGGCCGCCGACGGCAAGGGCTGCGGCGCCCGGATCAGGATCACCGACCTCTACGGCGAGCAACTGACCGTGGACGGCATCGCGGTGAGGGCGAACGTGGTGCAGGCCACCCCGGTCCAGTTCTCCCGGCACTGA
- a CDS encoding SigE family RNA polymerase sigma factor, translated as MRLDEASAEFHDFFERHYAELVRLAYLLTGEPHAADDIAADALVALWQNWDRFRAARHPQAYARGVVANLVRERIRSAVRERRRITLFWSRSPETTDLPDMAGSMDVRAALARLPFRKRACVVLRHAFDLSEKDTAMALGISVGTVKSQTSKAMAELERLLGTPATGEPVLGGRSR; from the coding sequence ATGCGCCTGGACGAGGCGTCCGCGGAGTTCCACGACTTCTTCGAACGCCACTACGCCGAACTGGTCCGCCTGGCCTACCTGCTGACCGGCGAGCCGCACGCGGCGGACGACATCGCCGCGGACGCCCTGGTGGCGCTGTGGCAGAACTGGGACCGCTTCCGCGCGGCCCGCCACCCGCAGGCCTACGCGCGGGGCGTGGTGGCCAACCTGGTGCGCGAGCGCATCCGCAGCGCCGTCCGCGAACGGCGCAGGATCACGCTGTTCTGGTCGCGGTCCCCCGAGACGACCGACCTGCCGGACATGGCCGGCTCCATGGACGTCCGGGCGGCGCTCGCCCGGCTGCCGTTCCGCAAGCGGGCGTGCGTCGTGCTGCGCCATGCCTTCGACCTGTCGGAGAAGGACACCGCCATGGCGCTGGGCATATCGGTCGGTACGGTGAAGAGCCAGACTTCGAAAGCGATGGCCGAGTTGGAGCGACTGCTCGGCACACCGGCGACCGGTGAGCCGGTACTGGGAGGGAGGAGCAGGTGA
- a CDS encoding Gfo/Idh/MocA family protein, with protein MFSLGIVGAGQFAGSFAKLWRLHPDVGDIRVTDLLPERAERLVTDYDLAGTLPSFEAVLDSDLDAVAILTQRWTHGPLAVRALRAGKDVYSAVPMAVTEAEIAEIIAAVEETGRIYMMGETSHYHPATVYARERIASGAFGRIFYAEGDYVHDMDWGFYDAYKYSGGADWKATASYPPLLYPTHSIGGVLGAWRTHTVSVSAIGVPDERGDGVFDRGISRFDNDFSNATALFEVAGGGSFRTNEFRRVGYIGKESRFRYFGTEAVFEQLGPVSLWQDKKGEQDVTAHLRPAPTLAPDDPSLAHLAPELRAAFASGTAPVHDRSRLPREFAHAPNGHEGSHHFLADDFATAVTTRTPPPVDAWTAARYTLPGIIAHQSALQGGARLPIPDHGDGPRTV; from the coding sequence GTGTTCTCACTCGGCATCGTCGGCGCCGGCCAGTTCGCCGGTTCGTTCGCCAAGCTCTGGCGCCTGCACCCGGACGTCGGTGACATCAGGGTCACCGACCTCCTGCCGGAACGTGCCGAGCGACTCGTCACCGACTACGACCTGGCCGGCACGCTCCCCTCGTTCGAGGCCGTGCTCGACTCCGATCTCGACGCCGTCGCGATCCTCACCCAGCGCTGGACGCACGGCCCGCTCGCCGTGCGGGCGCTGCGCGCGGGCAAGGACGTGTACAGCGCGGTCCCGATGGCCGTGACCGAGGCCGAGATCGCGGAGATCATCGCGGCGGTCGAGGAGACCGGCCGGATCTACATGATGGGCGAGACGAGCCACTACCACCCGGCGACCGTCTACGCGCGGGAGCGGATCGCCTCGGGGGCGTTCGGCCGGATCTTCTACGCGGAGGGCGACTACGTCCACGACATGGACTGGGGCTTCTACGACGCGTACAAGTACAGCGGCGGTGCGGACTGGAAGGCCACCGCCAGCTACCCGCCGCTGCTCTACCCCACCCATTCGATCGGCGGAGTCCTCGGGGCCTGGCGGACGCACACCGTGAGCGTCTCGGCGATCGGCGTCCCGGACGAGCGGGGCGACGGCGTCTTCGACCGCGGGATCAGCCGGTTCGACAACGACTTCTCCAACGCGACCGCCCTGTTCGAGGTCGCGGGCGGCGGCAGCTTCCGCACGAACGAGTTCCGCAGGGTCGGGTACATCGGCAAGGAGTCGCGCTTCCGCTACTTCGGCACGGAGGCGGTCTTCGAGCAACTCGGCCCGGTCAGCCTGTGGCAGGACAAGAAGGGCGAGCAGGACGTCACCGCGCACCTGCGCCCCGCCCCCACCCTCGCACCGGACGACCCCTCGCTCGCCCACCTCGCCCCGGAGCTCCGGGCCGCCTTCGCCTCCGGGACCGCCCCCGTCCACGACCGCTCCCGGCTCCCGCGCGAGTTCGCGCACGCCCCCAACGGGCACGAAGGCAGCCACCACTTCCTCGCCGACGACTTCGCCACCGCGGTGACCACGCGGACGCCGCCGCCGGTGGACGCGTGGACCGCCGCCCGCTACACCCTCCCCGGCATCATCGCCCACCAGTCCGCCCTCCAGGGCGGAGCACGCCTGCCGATCCCCGACCACGGGGACGGCCCCCGCACCGTGTGA
- a CDS encoding asparaginase, with translation MRSSIPADPPAVREPQHVPVAHVVRGGLVEGVHHGSVVVLDADGTVRHRLGDVEAACYPRSALKPVQAVAMVRAGLPLDGALLALAMGSHSGEERHLAGARRILELAGLTPDDLRNVADLPYAPAVRDAWLREGRRPSRLAQNCSGKHAAMLYLCALNGWPLQTYLDPGHPLQTSIVDVVEHLTGQRIARTTVDGCGAPLFAVSLTGLARAAARIGAAAPGTPERRVADALRGHPEMASGIGRDVAALMRAVPGLIAKDGFEGVQVAALPDGRAVAVKIADGADRARVPVAAAALARAGVDPALLTAFTGESVLGGGLPVGAVRAVDAPALRPTPVD, from the coding sequence ATGCGCAGCAGCATCCCGGCGGACCCGCCCGCCGTCCGCGAACCCCAGCACGTCCCCGTGGCCCACGTGGTCCGCGGCGGGCTGGTCGAGGGGGTGCACCACGGCTCCGTGGTCGTCCTCGACGCCGACGGCACCGTCCGCCACCGGCTCGGCGACGTCGAGGCGGCCTGCTACCCGCGGTCGGCCCTCAAGCCGGTCCAGGCCGTCGCGATGGTCCGCGCCGGGCTGCCGCTCGACGGCGCTCTGCTCGCCCTCGCCATGGGCAGCCACTCCGGCGAGGAGCGGCACCTCGCCGGCGCCCGCCGGATCCTGGAGCTGGCCGGCCTCACCCCGGACGACCTGCGCAACGTCGCCGACCTCCCGTACGCGCCGGCCGTCCGCGACGCGTGGCTGCGCGAGGGCCGCCGGCCCTCCCGGCTGGCCCAGAACTGCTCCGGCAAGCACGCGGCGATGCTCTACCTGTGCGCGCTCAACGGCTGGCCGCTGCAGACCTACCTCGACCCCGGGCACCCGCTGCAGACCTCGATCGTCGACGTGGTCGAGCACCTGACCGGCCAGCGCATCGCCCGGACCACCGTGGACGGGTGCGGCGCCCCGCTGTTCGCCGTCTCGCTGACCGGCCTGGCCCGCGCCGCCGCCCGGATCGGCGCCGCCGCCCCTGGCACCCCGGAGCGCCGGGTGGCGGACGCCCTGCGCGGCCACCCGGAAATGGCCTCCGGCATCGGACGCGACGTCGCCGCCCTGATGCGAGCGGTGCCCGGGCTGATCGCCAAGGACGGCTTCGAGGGCGTCCAGGTCGCGGCGCTGCCCGACGGCCGCGCCGTCGCCGTGAAGATCGCCGACGGGGCGGACCGGGCCCGGGTCCCGGTCGCGGCCGCCGCCCTGGCCCGGGCCGGCGTCGACCCGGCGCTGCTCACCGCCTTCACCGGGGAGAGCGTGCTCGGCGGCGGCCTCCCGGTCGGCGCCGTCCGCGCCGTCGACGCACCTGCGCTGCGCCCCACTCCCGTCGACTGA
- a CDS encoding helix-turn-helix domain-containing protein: protein MDPQGALVDEPSYLRSWSGQPTPMTAAHRHDDLEINFVADGGPMLYLYGGELLEVAAGGLAAFWAAVPHQLVESRATRVHWLHVPFDRFLAWGLPQSLVARVLSGAPVVSPADRADASDPAKFTQWAADLGSGDDELHRIAMLEIQARVRRLALATVGDPVHRYAGDDPALRQAVSMARHIARHFREPITVADVAAAANVHPTYAMTQFRKVVRTTIGDYLRLYRLAEARRLLVTTDLTASQVATAAGFGSVSRFYRVFTDACGVTPARFRRSRGL from the coding sequence TTGGATCCTCAGGGTGCCCTGGTCGACGAACCGTCCTACCTGCGGAGCTGGTCCGGGCAGCCGACGCCGATGACGGCGGCGCACCGGCACGACGACCTCGAAATCAACTTCGTGGCCGACGGCGGCCCGATGCTGTACCTCTACGGCGGTGAACTCCTCGAAGTCGCCGCGGGCGGCCTCGCCGCGTTCTGGGCCGCCGTCCCGCACCAGTTGGTGGAGAGCCGGGCGACCCGGGTCCACTGGCTGCACGTGCCGTTCGACCGGTTCCTGGCCTGGGGACTGCCGCAGTCGCTCGTGGCCCGGGTGCTCTCGGGCGCGCCGGTGGTCTCTCCGGCGGACCGTGCCGACGCGAGCGACCCGGCGAAGTTCACCCAGTGGGCCGCCGACCTGGGATCCGGAGACGACGAACTGCACCGCATCGCGATGCTGGAGATCCAGGCACGGGTCCGGCGCCTGGCGCTCGCCACCGTCGGCGATCCGGTGCACCGCTACGCCGGGGACGATCCGGCGCTGCGCCAGGCGGTGTCGATGGCACGGCACATCGCGCGCCACTTCCGCGAACCGATCACCGTCGCGGACGTCGCCGCGGCGGCGAACGTCCACCCGACCTACGCCATGACCCAGTTCCGCAAAGTCGTCCGCACCACGATCGGCGACTACCTGAGGCTGTACCGGCTCGCCGAGGCACGCCGACTGCTCGTCACCACCGACCTCACCGCGAGCCAGGTCGCCACGGCCGCCGGCTTCGGTTCCGTCAGCCGCTTCTACCGGGTCTTCACCGACGCCTGTGGCGTCACTCCGGCACGGTTCCGGCGCAGCCGCGGTCTCTGA
- a CDS encoding amino acid permease, whose product MSEQLLEDGTHHPSPGHVDAGDTGYSKSLKARHVNMIAIGGAIGTGLFLGAGGRLADAGPSLFVAYAVCGVFAFLVVRALGELVLYRPSSGAFVSYAREFLGEKGAYTAGWMYFLNWATTGIADITAVATYTHYWGMFSDVPQWVIALVALAVVLTVNLISVRIFGELEFWFAIVKVGALLAFMGIGVFLLATRHPIDGSVPGPALITDHGGVFPNGLLPMLLIIQGVVFAYASVELVGVAAGETEHPEQILPKAINSIMWRVGLFYVGSVVLLSMLLPWNKYSAGQSPFVTVLSQIGVPAAGDVMNLVVLTAAMSSLNSGLYSTGRILRSMAVNGSAPAFTARMSRSQVPYGGILLTSGVCVLGVGLNFVVPAEAFEIVLNFAAIGILTTWGMIMVCHLLFWRKTRAGELTRPSYRLPGSPWTELVTLAFLVTVLVLMYADGGAGRTTVLCLPLIAGVLVAGWYAIRGRLAKAGAPAPADSADSGD is encoded by the coding sequence GTGAGCGAGCAGCTCCTCGAGGACGGGACGCACCACCCGTCCCCCGGCCACGTCGACGCCGGTGACACCGGCTACAGCAAGTCCCTCAAGGCCCGGCACGTCAACATGATCGCCATCGGCGGCGCCATCGGCACCGGCCTCTTCCTCGGCGCCGGCGGCCGGCTCGCCGACGCCGGCCCCTCCCTGTTCGTGGCGTACGCCGTCTGCGGCGTCTTCGCCTTCCTGGTGGTCCGGGCCCTCGGCGAACTGGTGCTCTACCGCCCGTCCTCCGGCGCCTTCGTGTCGTACGCCCGGGAGTTCCTGGGCGAGAAGGGCGCGTACACCGCGGGCTGGATGTACTTCCTCAACTGGGCCACCACCGGCATCGCCGACATCACGGCGGTCGCCACCTACACCCACTACTGGGGCATGTTCTCCGACGTGCCGCAGTGGGTGATCGCGCTGGTGGCGCTGGCCGTGGTGCTCACCGTCAACCTCATCTCGGTGCGGATCTTCGGCGAGCTGGAGTTCTGGTTCGCCATCGTCAAGGTCGGCGCGCTGCTCGCCTTCATGGGCATCGGCGTCTTCCTGCTGGCCACCCGGCACCCGATCGACGGCAGCGTGCCCGGCCCCGCGCTGATCACCGACCACGGCGGCGTCTTCCCCAACGGCCTGCTGCCGATGCTGCTGATCATCCAGGGCGTGGTCTTCGCCTACGCCTCCGTCGAACTGGTCGGCGTCGCTGCCGGGGAGACCGAGCACCCCGAGCAGATCCTGCCGAAGGCGATCAACTCGATCATGTGGCGGGTGGGCCTGTTCTACGTCGGCTCCGTCGTTCTGCTGTCGATGCTGCTGCCCTGGAACAAGTACAGCGCGGGCCAGAGCCCGTTCGTGACCGTGCTGTCCCAGATCGGCGTCCCGGCGGCCGGCGACGTGATGAACCTGGTCGTGCTGACCGCCGCGATGTCCTCGCTCAACTCCGGTCTGTACTCCACCGGCCGCATCCTGCGCTCGATGGCCGTCAACGGCTCAGCACCCGCGTTCACCGCCCGGATGAGCCGCAGTCAGGTCCCGTACGGCGGCATCCTGCTGACCAGCGGTGTGTGCGTGCTCGGCGTCGGGCTCAACTTCGTCGTCCCGGCCGAGGCGTTCGAGATCGTGCTCAACTTCGCGGCGATCGGCATCCTCACCACCTGGGGCATGATCATGGTCTGCCACCTGCTGTTCTGGCGGAAGACCCGGGCCGGCGAGCTGACCCGCCCGAGCTACCGGCTGCCCGGCTCCCCGTGGACCGAACTGGTGACGCTGGCCTTCCTGGTCACCGTGCTGGTCCTGATGTACGCCGACGGCGGCGCCGGCCGCACCACCGTGCTGTGCCTGCCGCTGATCGCCGGCGTGCTGGTCGCCGGCTGGTACGCCATCCGCGGCCGCCTGGCGAAGGCCGGCGCGCCGGCCCCCGCCGACTCCGCCGACTCCGGCGACTGA
- a CDS encoding RICIN domain-containing protein: MSNSPHSGRRGRHRRRVSATALLLGVPVAVGSYFVVTHEESQAATVDGDAYYRLVSVRSGKVLDVNGFSTADGTRIQQWTDQNTANQQWRLKPVGDGYYELVNRNSGKVLGTAGDSTARTAAAEQQTDRSSASQQWRIDDVSGSDAVTFTSRRSGQVLDVSAGSTDQGAAVIQYPGWGGANQQWKLVKTGGASTAGNGSYAWKNAQVVGGGYVTGLVFNQREKGLLYARTDMGGAYRWDTGAEQWIPLTDWIGEKDWNLLGIDSLATDPVDPDRLYLAAGTYTNEWAGNAAILRSTDRGRTFQRTELPFKLGGNEDGRGAGERLAVDPANHDTLLLGTRKNGLWRSTDRGATWSQVSSFPVKDGASSGGGVSFVTYGPSGSRTVYVGVGDRSTSLYRSTDGGSTWQAVPGQPTGQLPQHGVLSGDGSLYLTYTNALGPNGVTGGSVWKYAPVGGAWKDVSPSKGGYGFSGLAVDPQKPSTVMVTTLDRWWPEDEVYRSTDGGATWKALAGTSVRDASGAPYVGTGIGHWMTALAIDPFDSGHALYGTGNGIWRSKDVTATDGGGTSHWTAGARGLEETALADAIAPPGGAALITSMGDQGGFRYDSLTEVPAGRLKNPLMSSSTDIDFAQSNPSVMVRVGRGGEQDGAYSTDGGLTWTGFRAKPAGAQAGRVALSADGSTTVWTGAGQVPYRSTDRGSSWSRVNGLGTDAEVVADRSAAATFYSLSGGVLHASTDGGATFTARAADLPSGRLTAAPGIAGDLWISGGGKGLLHSIDGGRTFTPVAPVQSASALGFGKAAPGASYQALYLIGTVKDVTGVFRSVDKGATWLRINDDAHQWGAIGSIGIITGDPDVYGRVYIGTNGRGLQYGDPS; this comes from the coding sequence ATGAGCAACTCCCCCCACAGCGGCCGCCGCGGACGCCACCGCCGTCGCGTGAGCGCGACCGCCCTGCTGCTCGGCGTGCCCGTCGCGGTCGGGTCGTACTTCGTGGTCACCCACGAGGAGTCCCAGGCCGCGACGGTCGACGGCGACGCGTACTACCGGCTGGTCTCGGTGCGCAGCGGCAAGGTGCTGGACGTCAACGGCTTCTCCACCGCCGACGGCACCCGCATCCAGCAGTGGACCGATCAGAACACCGCCAACCAGCAGTGGCGCCTGAAGCCCGTCGGGGACGGCTACTACGAGCTGGTGAACCGCAACAGCGGCAAGGTCCTGGGCACAGCCGGCGACTCGACCGCCCGGACGGCCGCCGCCGAGCAGCAGACGGACAGGTCCTCGGCGTCGCAGCAGTGGCGGATCGACGACGTGAGCGGATCCGACGCGGTGACCTTCACCTCCCGCAGGAGCGGTCAGGTGCTGGACGTGTCCGCGGGCTCCACGGACCAGGGCGCGGCCGTCATCCAGTATCCCGGCTGGGGCGGCGCCAACCAGCAGTGGAAGCTGGTGAAGACGGGCGGTGCGAGCACCGCCGGGAACGGGTCGTACGCGTGGAAGAACGCCCAGGTGGTGGGCGGTGGTTACGTCACCGGGCTGGTGTTCAACCAGCGGGAGAAGGGCCTGCTGTACGCGCGCACCGACATGGGCGGCGCCTACCGCTGGGACACCGGGGCCGAGCAGTGGATCCCGCTGACCGACTGGATCGGCGAGAAGGACTGGAACCTGCTGGGAATTGACTCGCTGGCCACCGACCCCGTCGACCCCGACCGGCTCTACCTCGCGGCCGGCACCTACACCAACGAGTGGGCCGGCAACGCCGCGATCCTGCGCTCCACCGACCGGGGCCGCACCTTCCAGCGCACCGAGCTGCCGTTCAAGCTGGGCGGCAACGAGGACGGGCGGGGCGCCGGCGAGCGGCTGGCGGTCGACCCCGCGAACCACGACACCCTGCTGCTCGGCACCCGGAAGAACGGGCTGTGGCGCAGCACCGACCGCGGTGCGACGTGGAGCCAGGTCTCCTCGTTCCCGGTCAAGGACGGGGCGAGCAGCGGCGGGGGCGTCTCCTTCGTGACGTACGGCCCCTCCGGCAGCAGGACGGTCTACGTCGGCGTCGGCGACAGGTCCACCTCCCTCTACCGCTCGACCGACGGCGGCAGCACCTGGCAGGCCGTCCCCGGGCAGCCCACCGGCCAGCTGCCGCAGCACGGCGTGCTCTCCGGTGACGGCTCGCTGTACCTGACGTACACCAACGCCCTCGGCCCCAACGGCGTGACGGGCGGGTCGGTGTGGAAGTACGCGCCGGTCGGCGGGGCGTGGAAGGACGTCTCCCCGTCCAAGGGCGGCTACGGGTTCTCCGGTCTGGCCGTCGACCCGCAGAAGCCGTCGACGGTCATGGTCACCACCCTCGACCGCTGGTGGCCCGAGGACGAGGTCTACCGGTCCACCGACGGCGGCGCGACCTGGAAGGCGCTGGCGGGCACGTCGGTGCGGGACGCCTCCGGCGCTCCGTACGTCGGTACCGGCATCGGGCACTGGATGACCGCCCTGGCCATCGACCCCTTCGACTCCGGGCACGCGCTGTACGGCACCGGCAACGGCATCTGGCGCAGCAAGGACGTCACCGCCACCGACGGCGGCGGCACCAGCCACTGGACCGCGGGGGCCCGCGGACTGGAGGAGACGGCGCTCGCGGACGCGATCGCCCCGCCCGGCGGCGCCGCCCTGATCACCTCGATGGGCGACCAGGGCGGCTTCCGGTACGACTCCCTGACCGAGGTGCCCGCCGGGCGGTTGAAGAACCCGCTGATGAGCAGCAGCACCGACATCGACTTCGCCCAGTCCAACCCCTCGGTGATGGTCCGGGTCGGCCGCGGCGGTGAACAGGACGGCGCCTACTCCACCGACGGCGGCCTCACCTGGACGGGCTTCAGGGCGAAGCCGGCAGGGGCCCAGGCGGGCCGTGTCGCCCTCTCGGCGGACGGCTCCACCACCGTCTGGACGGGGGCGGGCCAGGTGCCGTACCGCTCGACCGACAGGGGGTCGAGCTGGTCGCGGGTCAACGGCCTGGGCACCGACGCCGAGGTGGTCGCCGACCGTTCCGCGGCCGCCACGTTCTACTCGCTGTCCGGCGGCGTGCTCCACGCCAGCACCGACGGCGGCGCGACCTTCACCGCCCGCGCCGCCGACCTGCCCTCCGGCCGGCTGACGGCCGCCCCGGGCATCGCGGGAGACCTGTGGATCTCCGGCGGTGGAAAGGGGCTGCTGCACTCCATCGACGGCGGCCGCACCTTCACCCCGGTCGCCCCGGTGCAGTCCGCCTCCGCCCTCGGCTTCGGCAAGGCGGCGCCCGGCGCCTCCTACCAGGCCCTGTACCTGATCGGCACGGTCAAGGACGTCACCGGGGTCTTCCGCTCCGTCGACAAGGGCGCCACCTGGCTCCGCATCAACGACGACGCCCACCAGTGGGGGGCCATCGGCAGCATCGGCATCATCACCGGCGACCCCGACGTCTACGGTCGCGTCTACATCGGCACCAATGGACGCGGCCTCCAGTACGGCGACCCGTCCTGA
- a CDS encoding FadR/GntR family transcriptional regulator — MEAVFGHLRNAIERGEYAVGDKLPSEAELCRTLEVSRPVLREALRALQAVGLTASKTGKGTFVLANTVDDPTFGDYAASHLLEVRRHIEIPVAGYAALRRTPEDLDHLAHLLDRMERETDTTAWVAMDSLFHLALAEAAQNPVFRRIIEEIRDALARQSAFLNELCGRRDQSNCEHRAILEALVDGSEQDAMAAMSHHLQVVESTLTDIVRPRRTDSPTEGGPQA, encoded by the coding sequence ATGGAAGCGGTCTTCGGCCACCTCCGCAACGCCATCGAGCGCGGCGAGTACGCGGTCGGCGACAAGCTCCCCTCCGAGGCCGAGCTGTGCCGCACCCTGGAAGTCAGCCGACCGGTCCTGCGGGAGGCGCTCCGGGCCCTGCAAGCCGTGGGACTGACGGCGTCGAAGACGGGCAAGGGCACCTTCGTCCTCGCCAACACCGTCGACGACCCGACCTTCGGCGACTACGCCGCCAGCCATCTCCTCGAAGTGCGACGGCACATCGAGATCCCGGTCGCCGGGTACGCGGCCCTGCGGCGCACCCCCGAGGACCTCGACCACCTGGCCCATCTCCTCGACCGGATGGAGCGGGAGACGGACACCACCGCATGGGTCGCCATGGACTCCCTCTTCCACCTGGCCCTGGCCGAGGCGGCCCAGAACCCGGTCTTCCGCCGGATCATCGAGGAGATCCGCGACGCGCTGGCCCGCCAGTCGGCCTTCCTCAACGAGCTGTGCGGCCGGCGCGACCAGTCCAACTGCGAGCACCGGGCGATCCTCGAGGCCCTGGTCGACGGTTCCGAACAGGACGCGATGGCGGCCATGTCCCACCACCTGCAGGTCGTCGAGTCGACCCTCACCGACATCGTGCGCCCCCGTCGCACGGACTCCCCCACGGAAGGCGGACCACAGGCGTGA
- a CDS encoding ROK family transcriptional regulator — translation MRRQNLAVVLGAVAAHSPVSRADLAGHVGLTRAAVSSLVDELISRGAVTEAAATASGRVGRPGRALAMSSEGPAGLGLEIGVAHLAACVVDLRGDTRVWRRVERANAGRPAGRVLEDAAALAAEAEAEASALGLRVEGRVLALPGVVSNEPGGLVEIVPNLGWRGVRLADHWPDPDTVPEPENEANLGALAEYWTAGRPSATFVHVSAAAGIGAALVLDGRLFRGTRGFAGELGHFPVHPDGPDCACGGRGCLEQYAGEAAVLREAGLTPPGADPVALLAERAGAAHAPTLAALDRAGRALGLALTATVDLIDPDGLVLGGAYAELADWLLPSVRAELAARVTVRPWAPDALRPSALGRRGPLLGAALTTVRRIMANPTLLPAG, via the coding sequence ATGCGCCGACAGAACCTGGCCGTCGTCCTCGGCGCGGTCGCCGCCCACAGCCCGGTGTCCCGCGCGGACCTCGCCGGGCACGTCGGGCTGACCAGGGCAGCCGTCTCCTCCCTGGTCGACGAACTGATCAGCCGGGGCGCGGTGACCGAGGCGGCGGCCACCGCCAGCGGCCGGGTCGGCCGACCCGGCCGAGCCCTGGCCATGAGCTCCGAAGGACCGGCCGGCCTCGGCCTGGAGATCGGCGTCGCCCACCTCGCCGCGTGCGTGGTGGACCTGCGCGGCGACACCCGGGTGTGGCGCCGGGTGGAGCGGGCCAACGCGGGGCGCCCCGCCGGGCGGGTCCTGGAGGACGCGGCGGCGCTGGCCGCCGAGGCCGAAGCCGAGGCGTCCGCCCTCGGGCTGCGCGTCGAGGGCCGTGTCCTGGCCCTGCCCGGAGTGGTGTCGAACGAGCCCGGCGGACTTGTCGAGATCGTTCCCAACCTCGGCTGGCGCGGCGTCCGGCTCGCCGACCACTGGCCCGACCCCGACACCGTCCCCGAGCCGGAGAACGAGGCCAACCTCGGTGCGCTGGCCGAGTACTGGACCGCGGGGCGGCCCTCGGCGACCTTCGTGCACGTCTCCGCCGCGGCCGGGATCGGAGCGGCCCTGGTGCTCGACGGGCGGCTGTTCCGGGGCACCCGGGGATTCGCCGGCGAGCTCGGCCACTTCCCCGTCCACCCCGACGGCCCCGACTGCGCCTGCGGAGGCCGCGGGTGCCTGGAGCAGTACGCGGGGGAGGCGGCCGTGCTGCGCGAGGCCGGCCTCACCCCGCCCGGCGCGGATCCGGTCGCCCTGCTGGCCGAGCGGGCCGGCGCCGCTCACGCTCCGACCCTGGCGGCGCTGGACCGCGCGGGCCGCGCCCTCGGCCTGGCCCTCACCGCCACCGTCGACCTCATCGACCCGGACGGGCTGGTTCTCGGCGGCGCCTACGCCGAACTCGCCGACTGGCTGCTGCCGTCCGTCCGCGCCGAACTGGCCGCCCGGGTCACCGTCCGCCCCTGGGCCCCGGACGCGCTGCGCCCCTCCGCCCTGGGCCGACGCGGGCCTCTGCTGGGCGCGGCGCTGACGACGGTCCGCCGGATCATGGCGAACCCGACCCTGCTGCCCGCCGGGTGA